One Brassica napus cultivar Da-Ae chromosome C4, Da-Ae, whole genome shotgun sequence genomic region harbors:
- the LOC106395261 gene encoding putative E3 ubiquitin-protein ligase SINA-like 9 → MESSSGESESEDDRLISEMESSSGESEDERPIVLTNKTSQKRQRSPTERTATLLDLDVTDCPICFNPLTIPIFQCDNGHIACSTCCQTLSKKCATCSLPTLSRNRAMERVIELLRVPCPNDGCSKIVSCSETSAHVNHCPFTQRTCPFSSCDFTCSFKDL, encoded by the exons ATGGAGAGTTCCTCCGGAGAATCCGAATCCGAGGACGACAGACTGATCTCTGAAATGGAGAGTTCCTCCGGAGAATCCGAGGACGAGAGACCGATTGTACTCACCAACAAAACTTCGCAAAAGAGGCAACGTTCTCCGACCGAACGCACTGCGACGCTGCTGGATCTGGATGTTACAGACTGTCCCATTTGCTTTAATCCTCTCACCATTCCCATCTTCCAG TGTGATAATGGTCATATAGCATGCTCTACTTGCTGCCAAACGTTGAGCAAGAAGTGTGCAACATGCTCCTTACCCACTCTTTCCCGCAACAGAGCAATGGAGCGGGTTATTGAACTTCTTAGAGTTCCATGTCCGAATGATGGTTGCTCCAAGATTGTCTCTTGTTCTGAAACATCAGCACATGTGAATCATTGTCCTTTCACCCAACGTACTTGCCCCTTTAGCAGCTGTGACTTTACTTGCTCCTTCAAGGATTTATAA